In Chryseobacterium turcicum, a single window of DNA contains:
- a CDS encoding YraN family protein translates to MRFKFTLKLPKLSHSQTQNMADHNELGKKAENVAAEYLQKKGYKILVRNFRYQKSEIDIIAEKEHQIIVVEVKARSTDFFILPQEAVTKGKIKSIVTAADHFMEEFNKNQEVRFDIISVLPDKKGNLIIEHIPDAFEAFDAN, encoded by the coding sequence TTGCGTTTTAAATTCACTCTTAAACTCCCAAAACTCTCCCACTCTCAAACTCAAAATATGGCAGATCACAACGAACTTGGTAAGAAAGCAGAAAATGTAGCCGCCGAATATTTACAGAAAAAAGGCTACAAAATTCTGGTGCGAAACTTTCGTTATCAAAAATCTGAAATAGATATTATTGCCGAAAAAGAGCATCAGATTATCGTAGTTGAAGTAAAAGCAAGGTCAACCGATTTTTTTATTCTTCCGCAGGAAGCGGTTACAAAAGGGAAGATAAAATCTATTGTTACTGCTGCTGATCATTTCATGGAAGAATTTAATAAGAATCAGGAAGTAAGATTTGATATTATTTCTGTGCTTCCCGACAAAAAAGGAAACTTAATTATAGAACATATTCCAGATGCTTTTGAAGCATTTGATGCAAATTAG
- the tsaB gene encoding tRNA (adenosine(37)-N6)-threonylcarbamoyltransferase complex dimerization subunit type 1 TsaB — protein sequence MKILYLETSSKNCSVAISDDEKLLCSTEEVSENYKQSESLHTFVEWALEGAELTMKDIDVVSLGRGPGSYTGLRIGAASAKGFCYGLKIPLVAVNSMESMVEPFLGQNYELIIPLVDARRMEVYTAVYNGISGEELSQTEAKILDENSFEEFKDKKVLFVGDGALKAKEVLQLPNAEFNTEIYPSAQYLIKKTLEKIKNEDFEDIAYFEPFYLKDFHGVKKKSKSEE from the coding sequence ATGAAAATATTATACCTCGAAACTTCCTCCAAAAACTGTTCAGTAGCCATTTCTGATGATGAAAAACTACTTTGCTCAACTGAAGAAGTTTCAGAAAACTATAAACAGAGCGAATCGCTCCACACTTTTGTAGAATGGGCTTTGGAAGGCGCCGAACTTACAATGAAAGATATTGATGTCGTTTCTTTAGGAAGAGGTCCGGGTTCTTATACTGGTCTTAGAATTGGTGCGGCTTCGGCAAAAGGTTTTTGCTACGGACTTAAAATTCCTTTGGTTGCCGTTAATTCTATGGAAAGCATGGTAGAGCCTTTTTTAGGACAAAACTATGAATTAATCATCCCTTTGGTCGATGCAAGACGAATGGAGGTTTATACCGCTGTTTATAACGGAATTTCAGGTGAAGAGCTCAGTCAGACTGAAGCTAAAATTTTAGATGAAAATTCTTTTGAAGAATTTAAAGATAAGAAAGTTCTTTTTGTGGGTGATGGAGCATTAAAAGCAAAAGAAGTATTGCAACTTCCGAATGCAGAATTTAATACTGAAATCTATCCTTCTGCTCAGTATTTAATAAAGAAAACGTTAGAAAAAATAAAGAATGAAGACTTTGAAGATATTGCTTATTTCGAGCCTTTTTATCTGAAAGATTTTCATGGTGTAAAGAAAAAAAGTAAAAGCGAAGAATAA
- the rpiB gene encoding ribose 5-phosphate isomerase B — MKRKIAIAADHAGFEYKEYLKQQLQDEFEIQDFGTHSLESVDYPDFVHPAASSVENGDNELGILVCGSGQGVQLSANKHQGIRCALSWMPEIAALSKQHNNANMVALPARFVAKEYALEIVKTFLNTEFEGGRHQNRVDKIAFC; from the coding sequence ATGAAAAGAAAAATTGCTATTGCAGCGGATCATGCAGGTTTTGAGTATAAAGAATATTTGAAACAGCAGTTACAAGACGAATTTGAAATTCAGGATTTTGGAACCCATTCTCTTGAAAGTGTAGATTATCCTGATTTTGTACATCCTGCAGCTTCTTCTGTTGAAAATGGAGACAATGAACTAGGAATTTTAGTATGTGGAAGCGGGCAAGGCGTACAACTTTCTGCTAATAAACATCAGGGAATTCGTTGTGCACTCTCTTGGATGCCAGAAATTGCGGCCTTATCTAAACAACATAATAATGCCAATATGGTTGCATTACCTGCAAGATTTGTAGCTAAAGAATATGCTTTGGAAATTGTTAAAACTTTTTTGAATACAGAATTTGAAGGAGGAAGACACCAAAACAGAGTAGATAAAATAGCATTCTGCTAA
- a CDS encoding S66 peptidase family protein: MKIFPKSLKKGDKIAIISPAGSVEPTQLEKGIEMIKAKGFEPILGENLYTKFSNGYNYAGTEAERLNDINWALNDSEISAIWASRGGYGCQHLVQGLNLKEFTKNPKWYIGYSDNTVIQSYLFKKGFASIHGQTIKTSSFGVTEESYDLLFDILEGKKPKYSLESNQFNKQGNIEGELIGGNLALIYALLGTKYSFDFKDKILFIEDIGENFYALDRMIMSLELAGVFTKIKGLIVGGMTNMGDEKDNKQYEESFDEFAYKLISERISKYNFPVIFGFPNGHIKDNRPLIIGSEIKMKVEDKVKVAF; encoded by the coding sequence ATGAAAATATTTCCCAAATCACTTAAAAAAGGCGACAAAATAGCTATCATTTCTCCTGCAGGTTCTGTAGAGCCAACTCAATTGGAAAAAGGGATAGAAATGATTAAAGCTAAAGGTTTTGAACCTATTTTAGGCGAAAATCTTTATACCAAATTTTCTAATGGCTATAATTATGCAGGGACTGAAGCGGAAAGACTAAATGATATCAATTGGGCTTTAAATGATTCTGAAATTTCTGCAATCTGGGCTTCAAGAGGCGGTTATGGTTGCCAACATTTAGTTCAAGGTTTAAACTTAAAAGAGTTTACCAAAAATCCGAAATGGTATATTGGGTATTCTGATAATACAGTGATCCAAAGTTATTTGTTTAAAAAAGGCTTTGCTTCCATTCACGGACAAACGATTAAAACTTCGAGTTTTGGAGTAACTGAGGAAAGCTATGATTTACTTTTTGATATTTTAGAAGGTAAAAAGCCAAAATACAGCTTAGAATCGAATCAATTTAATAAACAAGGAAATATTGAAGGCGAATTGATTGGAGGGAATTTAGCCCTCATTTATGCGCTTTTGGGAACTAAATATTCATTTGATTTTAAAGATAAAATTTTATTCATCGAAGATATTGGGGAAAACTTCTATGCCTTAGATCGAATGATAATGAGCCTTGAATTGGCCGGAGTTTTTACAAAAATAAAAGGTTTAATTGTTGGCGGAATGACCAATATGGGAGACGAAAAAGACAACAAACAATACGAAGAAAGTTTTGACGAGTTTGCCTATAAACTTATCTCAGAAAGAATTTCAAAGTATAATTTTCCTGTCATTTTTGGTTTCCCTAATGGACATATCAAAGATAATCGACCGTTGATTATTGGAAGTGAGATTAAGATGAAGGTTGAGGATAAGGTAAAGGTTGCGTTTTAA
- a CDS encoding SDR family NAD(P)-dependent oxidoreductase has protein sequence MKTILITGATSGIGKSTAELLAKQGNRIIICGRRPEALESVKAELSVLTEVFSLKFDVRNLEEVENAIASLPEEWKNIDVLINNAGNAHGLEPLSAGSTHDWDSMIDGNVKGLLYVSKTLIPMMKERNSGQIINISSVAARQTYANGVVYCATKKAVDVISEGMRIELTEFGIRVTNIQPGAVETDFSLIRFKGDQERAATVYAGYEALKAEDIADAIAYCINAPQHVTVSDMTIYPSAQSEPRTIYRKG, from the coding sequence ATGAAAACAATACTCATCACCGGAGCTACTTCAGGTATAGGAAAATCTACTGCAGAACTTTTAGCAAAACAAGGAAACAGAATCATTATCTGTGGAAGACGACCAGAAGCATTAGAATCTGTAAAAGCTGAATTATCTGTATTAACCGAAGTGTTTAGTTTAAAGTTTGATGTTAGAAATCTTGAAGAAGTTGAAAACGCAATTGCATCACTTCCAGAAGAATGGAAAAATATTGATGTATTAATTAATAATGCAGGAAATGCACATGGTTTAGAACCTCTTTCCGCAGGAAGTACTCATGATTGGGATTCTATGATTGACGGAAACGTAAAAGGTCTTTTATACGTTTCTAAAACGCTTATTCCGATGATGAAAGAAAGAAATTCGGGACAAATTATTAATATCAGTTCGGTAGCGGCAAGGCAAACGTATGCAAATGGCGTGGTTTATTGTGCAACTAAAAAAGCCGTTGATGTGATTTCTGAAGGAATGAGAATTGAATTGACGGAATTCGGAATCAGAGTCACCAATATTCAGCCGGGAGCTGTAGAAACAGATTTTTCTTTAATAAGATTTAAAGGCGACCAAGAAAGAGCCGCAACCGTTTATGCAGGTTATGAAGCTTTAAAAGCAGAAGATATTGCCGATGCAATTGCCTATTGCATTAATGCTCCACAACACGTTACGGTTTCTGATATGACCATTTATCCAAGTGCACAGAGCGAACCGAGAACAATTTACAGAAAAGGGTAA
- a CDS encoding LysE family translocator, producing the protein MFELIFSAIGLGFMLSLVFIGPIFFLLIETSFTRGPKHALALDFGVITADLLCIIAAYYASADIVDLIDKHPGFYRITSILILTYGIIMMVTKTKMHMPGEEKIISQNYFRTFINGFLLNLLNVGVILFWLVTVIGVRNQYPDTETLILYLTIVIATYLLIDFAKIFLAKQFHDRLTQKLANNIRKGVGVVLIIFSFFIFLQSFKMFNQFDKRLEEAEKKELKYRK; encoded by the coding sequence ATGTTTGAACTCATATTTTCTGCCATAGGTTTAGGCTTTATGCTGAGTCTCGTATTTATCGGGCCTATATTTTTTCTGTTGATTGAAACCAGTTTTACAAGAGGTCCGAAGCATGCTTTAGCACTAGATTTTGGTGTTATTACGGCAGATTTATTATGTATTATTGCAGCCTATTACGCCAGTGCAGATATTGTTGATCTTATCGACAAGCATCCAGGATTTTACAGAATTACCTCTATACTTATCCTCACCTACGGAATTATCATGATGGTCACCAAAACCAAGATGCATATGCCCGGGGAAGAAAAAATAATCAGCCAGAATTACTTTAGAACTTTTATCAATGGTTTTTTACTAAACCTTTTGAATGTTGGGGTAATTCTTTTTTGGTTGGTGACAGTGATTGGGGTAAGAAACCAATATCCAGATACAGAAACGTTGATTCTTTATTTAACCATTGTTATTGCCACCTATCTTTTGATTGATTTTGCTAAAATTTTTCTGGCGAAACAGTTTCATGACAGGCTTACGCAAAAACTGGCAAATAATATTAGAAAAGGAGTTGGCGTTGTTTTAATTATTTTCAGTTTTTTCATATTTCTTCAGAGTTTCAAAATGTTTAATCAGTTTGACAAACGATTAGAAGAAGCTGAGAAAAAGGAATTAAAATATAGAAAATAA
- a CDS encoding phosphoglycerate kinase, with protein sequence MKTINDFNFKEKKALVRVDFNVPQDNQLKVTDNTRIMAVKPTVDKILKDGGSVILMAHLGRPKGEVKDEFSLKHIVDEVSNVLGQEVKFVEECVGEKAEQAASELKTGEILLLENLRFHNEEENGDEAFAEKLSKLGDAYVNDAFGTAHRAHASTAVIAQFFNSTKFFGLLMAKELQAIDKVLKSGEKPITAILGGSKVSTKITIIENILPAVDNLIIGGGMAFTFIKALGGKIGNSLVEEDKLPLALEILGKAKEHNVKVYLPSDAIIAEDFNNDTERKEVDIYEIPEGWMGLDAGMKSRDQFNDVLLNSRTILWNGPIGVFEMSNFAGGTIALGDSIAEATKLGAFSLVGGGDSVAFVKQFGYGEKVSYVSTGGGAMLESLEGLELPGVAAINN encoded by the coding sequence ATGAAAACAATCAATGATTTCAATTTTAAGGAAAAAAAAGCTCTGGTAAGAGTAGATTTTAACGTTCCGCAGGATAATCAGCTTAAAGTTACAGACAATACGAGAATTATGGCTGTGAAACCTACAGTTGATAAAATTCTTAAAGATGGCGGTTCTGTAATTTTGATGGCTCACCTAGGAAGACCTAAGGGAGAGGTTAAAGATGAGTTTTCTTTAAAGCATATTGTTGATGAAGTGTCTAATGTATTGGGCCAGGAAGTAAAATTTGTTGAAGAATGTGTAGGAGAGAAGGCTGAGCAAGCTGCTTCAGAACTTAAAACCGGAGAAATTCTATTATTAGAGAATTTACGTTTTCATAATGAAGAAGAAAATGGAGATGAAGCTTTTGCAGAGAAACTTTCTAAACTAGGAGATGCTTATGTAAACGATGCTTTTGGTACTGCTCATAGAGCTCATGCTTCCACTGCGGTGATTGCTCAATTTTTTAACTCAACTAAATTCTTCGGTTTATTAATGGCTAAAGAGCTTCAGGCAATCGATAAAGTACTGAAAAGTGGTGAAAAACCTATTACAGCTATATTAGGTGGTTCTAAAGTTTCAACTAAAATTACCATTATAGAAAATATCTTACCTGCGGTAGATAATTTGATTATTGGTGGTGGAATGGCATTTACTTTCATCAAAGCTTTGGGTGGTAAAATTGGAAATTCATTAGTTGAAGAAGATAAATTACCTCTAGCGCTTGAAATTTTAGGAAAAGCAAAAGAGCATAATGTAAAAGTATATCTTCCGTCGGATGCCATTATTGCTGAAGATTTCAATAATGATACTGAAAGAAAAGAAGTTGATATTTACGAAATTCCTGAAGGATGGATGGGACTTGATGCAGGTATGAAATCTAGAGATCAATTTAATGATGTATTGTTAAATTCTAGAACCATTCTTTGGAATGGACCCATAGGTGTTTTTGAAATGTCGAATTTTGCTGGTGGAACTATAGCTTTAGGAGATAGTATTGCTGAAGCAACGAAACTTGGTGCTTTTTCTCTTGTAGGTGGAGGAGACAGTGTTGCTTTTGTAAAACAGTTTGGTTATGGTGAAAAAGTAAGTTATGTTTCTACAGGTGGAGGAGCGATGCTTGAAAGTTTAGAAGGACTTGAACTTCCTGGTGTTGCTGCTATAAATAACTAA
- the rnr gene encoding ribonuclease R, producing the protein MAKKKKYISEKNDHKLMEIGRLIMRFMNQNQTKLYNYKQISDGVDHKNPRQREMVIQALHKLLSTQRIKETEKGKFSINLKIEGTLTGTIDFNQSGNAYVTVENMKDDIFIHSKNVKDALQGDKVLIVTYNFKGKKLEGSVLEVLERKRSEFVGTFQLVAHKEFGFVVCDKKTINTDIFIPKGKINGAEDGNKVVVKMTEWKPGDKNPEGEILQVLGNPGDHETEIHSILAEYGLPYEFPEEVERDADKIDRSITAEEAAKRWDMRDVLTFTIDPKDAKDFDDALSMRKLENGNWEVGVHIADVSHYVIPGTILDDEAYERATSVYLVDRVVPMLPEVLSNDVCSLRPNEDKYTFSAVFELNDKAEIQKEWFGRTVIHSDRRFSYEEAQERIETKEGDLQEEINILDDLAKIMRAARIKNGAITFDRSEVRFNLDENNQPIGVYFKISKDSNHLIEEFMLLANKKVSEFVSLKKGSPSGNTFIYRIHDDPDPAKLEALRDFVSTFGYKIDLANTKKVAESLNTLLKDVKGKGEENMIETLAMRSMSKAVYSTEPIGHYGLGFDYYSHFTSPIRRYPDLLAHRLLQHYLDGGKSPDRYELEEKAKHCSARERLAADAERDSIKFMQVKFMEKHLGETFTGVISGVAEFGFWVQIPENGAEGLIKLRDLMDDSYTYDKTTHAVYGSRTGNRYQLGDQLQIKVVKANLIQKQLDFKIVE; encoded by the coding sequence ATGGCAAAAAAGAAAAAATATATAAGCGAAAAAAATGATCATAAATTAATGGAAATCGGAAGATTAATCATGAGATTTATGAATCAAAATCAAACCAAATTATACAACTACAAACAAATCTCAGACGGTGTAGACCATAAAAATCCCAGACAAAGGGAAATGGTGATTCAGGCTTTACACAAGCTTTTATCAACCCAGAGAATTAAAGAAACCGAAAAAGGAAAATTCAGTATTAACTTAAAAATTGAAGGAACTTTAACGGGAACCATCGATTTTAACCAATCTGGAAATGCTTACGTTACGGTAGAAAATATGAAAGATGATATTTTCATCCACTCAAAAAACGTAAAGGATGCATTACAGGGCGATAAAGTATTGATTGTTACTTACAATTTTAAAGGTAAAAAACTGGAAGGCTCTGTTTTGGAGGTTTTAGAACGAAAAAGATCAGAATTTGTAGGAACTTTTCAATTGGTTGCTCATAAAGAATTTGGGTTTGTAGTTTGTGATAAAAAAACAATAAACACAGATATTTTTATCCCGAAAGGGAAAATAAATGGTGCTGAAGATGGCAATAAAGTCGTTGTAAAAATGACGGAATGGAAACCTGGAGACAAAAATCCTGAAGGAGAAATTTTGCAGGTTTTAGGAAATCCGGGAGATCACGAAACTGAAATTCACTCTATTCTTGCAGAGTATGGTTTGCCGTACGAATTCCCTGAAGAAGTGGAAAGAGATGCCGATAAAATCGACCGCAGCATTACCGCTGAAGAAGCCGCAAAACGTTGGGATATGCGTGATGTTTTGACCTTTACCATTGACCCGAAAGACGCCAAAGATTTTGATGATGCATTATCGATGAGAAAGCTAGAAAATGGAAACTGGGAAGTTGGAGTTCACATTGCAGACGTTTCTCATTATGTAATTCCCGGGACTATTTTGGATGATGAAGCGTACGAAAGAGCGACGTCAGTTTATTTGGTAGACCGTGTGGTACCGATGCTTCCAGAAGTTTTGAGTAACGATGTTTGTTCGCTTCGTCCGAATGAAGATAAATATACTTTCTCAGCTGTTTTTGAGCTAAATGATAAAGCAGAAATTCAGAAAGAATGGTTTGGAAGAACGGTTATTCATTCAGACAGAAGATTCTCTTATGAAGAAGCTCAGGAAAGAATTGAGACTAAAGAAGGCGATTTACAAGAAGAGATTAATATTCTTGATGATTTAGCAAAAATTATGCGTGCTGCACGTATCAAAAACGGGGCAATTACCTTTGACAGAAGTGAGGTTCGATTTAATTTAGATGAAAATAATCAGCCGATCGGCGTTTACTTTAAAATCAGCAAAGATTCAAATCACTTGATTGAAGAATTCATGCTTTTGGCGAATAAAAAAGTGTCAGAATTTGTCTCACTGAAAAAAGGAAGTCCAAGTGGAAATACCTTTATTTATAGAATACACGACGATCCGGATCCTGCGAAATTGGAAGCTTTAAGGGATTTTGTTTCTACTTTTGGATATAAGATAGATTTGGCAAACACCAAAAAAGTCGCTGAATCGTTGAATACTTTATTGAAAGATGTGAAAGGAAAAGGCGAAGAAAATATGATCGAAACTTTGGCGATGCGAAGCATGAGTAAGGCGGTTTATTCTACCGAGCCGATTGGTCACTACGGTTTAGGATTTGATTATTACTCGCATTTCACCTCTCCTATCCGTCGTTATCCCGATTTGCTTGCCCACAGATTGCTACAGCATTATTTGGATGGAGGAAAATCTCCAGATAGATATGAGCTGGAAGAAAAAGCAAAACACTGTAGTGCAAGGGAACGTTTGGCAGCCGATGCAGAAAGAGATTCTATCAAATTTATGCAGGTAAAATTCATGGAAAAACATCTGGGAGAAACTTTCACGGGAGTTATTTCAGGAGTTGCAGAATTTGGTTTCTGGGTTCAAATTCCTGAAAATGGTGCTGAAGGTTTAATTAAATTGCGAGATTTAATGGATGATTCTTATACGTATGACAAAACTACACACGCAGTGTACGGATCTCGTACAGGAAACAGATATCAATTGGGAGATCAGTTACAGATTAAAGTTGTAAAAGCTAATTTAATTCAAAAACAACTTGATTTTAAGATTGTGGAGTAA
- a CDS encoding DUF4139 domain-containing protein has protein sequence MLKINILTFVMIVYNCFGQENYTVTTSKIKEAKIYSNGGMLRHFFSAEVSTGKNFIIIKEFGRNNGMDISSFKPDKKINLIRYESYNNNPSQYAEKIGKSKNVESVNDSIEFYKKTNKKIEQDLTLTRNSIGIVQKNQTLGNPSSAEILKMIEFNQATLKNLYNEEIDLQAIIAKNQSRISILENKRYVSSKNDETSNSNIIVLQITSDKKQTINFEVNQVIQNANWRPYYIIKSNGIKSPLKISYKAKIQQNTGLEFKNIPIKLINGSFSSEDKPYELDRWFLRTERDYYVSNQAFQRPKSNEKTSNVAEYAVLGDSRSRISQRTMKTEISLDKNIVLPSDVEVTEDLSEFEATTHYKYFSTPKLENKTFLLASIKDYSKYNFLPGSADIFMEDMQIGTVNIDTNQLTSEMLISLGTDPNILTKRELVKIETKNLGEKEKLQNYAYEITIKNNKDTAINLELKDQIPLSMAENIKIEVTNPDHADYDKSTGFLIWNFNIKPNETKKIKFGFNVTLPKDLMTADIK, from the coding sequence ATGCTGAAAATCAATATATTAACTTTTGTAATGATTGTTTATAACTGTTTCGGACAAGAAAATTACACTGTGACGACTTCAAAAATTAAAGAAGCTAAAATCTATTCAAACGGTGGAATGCTCAGACATTTTTTTTCTGCAGAGGTCTCTACAGGGAAAAATTTTATCATTATCAAAGAATTTGGAAGAAATAATGGGATGGACATTTCATCTTTTAAGCCAGATAAAAAAATTAATCTTATCCGCTACGAATCTTATAACAATAACCCTTCGCAGTATGCAGAAAAAATAGGAAAAAGTAAGAATGTTGAATCTGTAAATGATAGTATTGAGTTTTACAAGAAGACTAACAAAAAAATTGAGCAGGATCTTACTCTTACCAGAAATTCTATAGGGATTGTTCAAAAAAATCAAACATTAGGAAATCCTTCTTCTGCTGAAATTTTAAAAATGATCGAATTCAATCAAGCTACTCTCAAAAATTTATACAACGAAGAGATTGATTTACAGGCAATTATTGCTAAGAACCAGTCAAGAATTTCAATTTTAGAGAATAAAAGATATGTCTCTTCAAAAAATGATGAAACTTCTAATAGCAATATCATCGTTCTTCAAATTACAAGTGATAAAAAGCAAACAATTAATTTTGAAGTAAATCAAGTAATACAAAATGCAAATTGGAGACCTTATTATATTATTAAATCAAATGGAATTAAATCACCATTGAAAATTTCTTATAAGGCCAAAATTCAACAAAATACTGGTTTGGAATTTAAAAATATTCCAATAAAACTAATCAACGGAAGTTTTAGTTCAGAAGATAAACCTTATGAACTAGACCGTTGGTTTCTGAGAACAGAGCGGGATTATTATGTTTCTAATCAGGCATTTCAAAGACCGAAGAGTAATGAGAAAACTTCTAACGTAGCCGAATATGCAGTATTGGGAGACTCTAGATCAAGAATTTCACAGAGAACGATGAAAACTGAAATTTCCTTAGATAAGAATATCGTACTTCCTTCAGATGTTGAAGTGACAGAAGATTTAAGCGAGTTTGAGGCAACTACTCATTATAAATATTTTTCAACTCCAAAATTAGAAAATAAGACTTTTCTTCTGGCTTCTATAAAGGATTACTCAAAATATAATTTCTTACCTGGAAGTGCAGATATTTTTATGGAAGATATGCAGATTGGTACCGTGAATATTGATACTAATCAGCTTACGAGCGAGATGCTGATTAGTCTTGGTACCGATCCTAATATTCTAACGAAAAGAGAACTTGTTAAAATAGAAACTAAAAATTTAGGTGAAAAAGAAAAGCTGCAAAATTATGCTTACGAGATCACAATTAAAAATAATAAAGACACTGCTATTAATCTTGAACTAAAAGATCAGATTCCGCTTTCAATGGCTGAAAATATAAAAATAGAAGTGACTAATCCTGATCATGCAGATTATGATAAAAGCACAGGTTTCTTAATCTGGAATTTTAATATAAAACCTAATGAAACAAAGAAGATTAAATTTGGATTTAACGTAACTTTGCCAAAAGATTTAATGACTGCAGATATAAAATAA